In Limisalsivibrio acetivorans, one genomic interval encodes:
- a CDS encoding cache domain-containing protein, whose amino-acid sequence MSEESLDKIHTNNSKILLRGSIIDTRNKAIALVIFIILLLSSVYLYINVTEYRDNYRRELSEKKTLIDTVFERELNSMRSVYSSRIRGFSKTNTELINAFAEGDRDKLYELSLPKYKTLQRENPYFQSIFYVTSNAKAFLRMHKPDEFGDDVSGLAFIDDVINSKKMVSGFVYTKSSVFYRVVAPVYKDREFIGLIGFSIDIAQIGDTVKRFVRSEYGIFVQNTREADFEDYESFGDHVLIQYSSTTLRDIPENFDFYRYSTEIEIEDRHYVSITKKLTSYDERVLGSVVILLNLTEMVHSHFFHIMSIIGLAVFVIILSSLILYMSFGNMIGRMDKLNRDLEKRVEERTTELVALTKKLQEEVAEHKLTSGELFSSKEEAVKQNELISGLYQRFKNMFLDHQAIMLLYEPETGDIVDVNMAASEFFGYPREQFKRMNVRDISTMNSSTLENTFRKIDKTGIKGIIVKDRLADGDVRDMEVHASPVRFEKGVYHFAILHDVTEKIKYEQDLRDLNANLEKRVEEETWKRREQEQLLIQQTKMSAAGEMLSAVIHQWRQPMAALTGYIQDIEDAIDFDQLDEEYLRESVAKCMGQLNYMSQTIDDFRSFLTPSRVKTDFNLREMLVETVKIVAPQLEKDRIRLLITCSENTDQEVYGRCDLCHHNIEEACIFISTFVSGYPNEMKQVVLNIIHNAREAVLANPEEGDFNGTILLKMEKYDHTVSLSVEDTGQGISEDNLGKIFLPYFTTKGRGGTGIGLYMSKSIIENHMKGKLEYHSGEKGAVFIITLPEAGYTLDDKA is encoded by the coding sequence ATAAGTGAAGAAAGTTTAGATAAAATACATACAAACAATTCTAAAATTTTATTAAGAGGTAGCATTATAGACACCAGAAACAAGGCAATTGCCCTGGTTATCTTTATTATTCTTCTCCTGTCCAGTGTATATTTATACATAAATGTCACTGAATACAGGGATAACTACCGCAGAGAGCTATCTGAAAAGAAAACGCTTATCGACACCGTTTTCGAGCGTGAGCTCAACTCCATGAGAAGTGTATATTCATCAAGGATACGAGGATTTTCCAAGACTAATACCGAACTTATAAACGCCTTTGCCGAGGGGGACAGAGATAAACTCTACGAACTGTCCCTTCCTAAATATAAAACACTCCAGAGGGAGAACCCGTATTTTCAGTCCATATTCTATGTAACTTCAAATGCCAAAGCATTTCTTAGGATGCACAAGCCGGATGAATTTGGAGATGATGTAAGCGGGCTGGCATTTATTGATGATGTCATTAATTCCAAAAAGATGGTTTCCGGTTTCGTATACACCAAATCAAGCGTTTTTTACAGGGTTGTAGCCCCTGTTTACAAGGATAGAGAGTTCATAGGGCTCATTGGCTTTTCCATAGATATTGCCCAGATTGGAGACACTGTTAAGCGGTTTGTACGTTCGGAATACGGTATATTTGTCCAGAATACGAGAGAAGCTGATTTCGAGGACTACGAAAGCTTTGGTGACCATGTACTTATTCAGTATAGCTCCACCACCCTGCGTGATATTCCGGAAAACTTCGATTTTTACAGGTACTCTACAGAAATAGAGATAGAAGACAGACACTATGTTTCCATAACGAAGAAGCTTACATCCTACGATGAGAGGGTTCTTGGAAGTGTTGTAATCCTATTAAATCTAACGGAAATGGTACATTCCCATTTCTTTCATATCATGAGCATAATCGGGCTTGCAGTCTTTGTTATAATCCTCAGCTCTTTAATACTTTACATGAGCTTCGGCAATATGATTGGCCGGATGGACAAGCTTAACCGTGACCTTGAGAAAAGGGTGGAAGAGCGGACAACGGAGCTTGTTGCCTTGACTAAGAAACTTCAGGAAGAGGTGGCTGAACATAAGCTTACCTCTGGAGAGCTGTTCAGCTCCAAAGAGGAGGCCGTTAAGCAGAATGAGCTGATATCTGGGCTTTATCAGCGTTTTAAAAATATGTTCCTCGATCATCAGGCTATAATGCTCCTTTATGAGCCTGAAACGGGTGATATTGTCGATGTTAATATGGCCGCCAGCGAATTCTTCGGGTATCCACGGGAGCAGTTCAAGAGGATGAACGTGCGTGATATCAGCACAATGAACAGCTCTACCCTTGAGAACACCTTCAGAAAGATCGACAAAACAGGCATAAAAGGCATTATTGTTAAGGACAGACTTGCGGATGGAGACGTTCGGGATATGGAAGTACACGCCTCTCCTGTCCGTTTTGAGAAGGGGGTATACCATTTTGCCATCCTCCACGATGTTACCGAAAAGATCAAATATGAGCAGGATCTCAGGGATCTAAACGCCAATCTGGAGAAACGTGTGGAGGAAGAGACCTGGAAGAGGAGGGAGCAGGAACAACTCCTTATCCAGCAGACCAAGATGTCTGCGGCGGGTGAGATGCTCTCGGCTGTGATCCATCAATGGCGTCAACCGATGGCGGCGTTGACGGGGTACATTCAGGATATTGAGGATGCCATAGATTTCGACCAGCTTGATGAGGAATACCTCAGGGAGTCTGTGGCTAAATGTATGGGACAGCTTAACTATATGTCCCAGACTATAGATGATTTCAGGAGCTTCTTAACCCCCAGCAGGGTCAAGACCGACTTTAACCTTCGTGAGATGCTCGTGGAGACCGTTAAGATCGTTGCTCCCCAGCTTGAGAAGGACAGGATCCGGCTGCTGATAACATGCAGTGAGAATACCGACCAGGAGGTCTATGGACGTTGCGATCTCTGTCACCACAACATTGAGGAAGCATGTATATTTATCTCAACCTTCGTGAGTGGCTACCCGAATGAGATGAAACAGGTCGTTCTCAATATAATACACAATGCAAGGGAGGCTGTTCTTGCTAATCCTGAAGAGGGGGACTTCAACGGAACAATTCTTCTCAAGATGGAGAAGTACGACCACACAGTTTCGTTGTCCGTTGAGGATACTGGTCAAGGGATCTCCGAGGATAATTTGGGTAAGATATTCCTTCCGTATTTCACCACTAAGGGGAGGGGCGGAACAGGTATCGGCCTTTATATGTCAAAATCGATTATTGAAAATCATATGAAAGGTAAACTCGAGTATCATAGCGGTGAGAAGGGGGCTGTTTTTATAATAACGCTTCCGGAAGCTGGCTATACACTTGATGATAAGGCCTGA
- a CDS encoding ABC transporter substrate-binding protein, translated as MRILILFLTLMFSVNAAYAQTIKDMSGRQVEIKDDVKNITAIGPGALRMLAMMGLMDMVKATENYEHDRLNIPMRPYAVAYADYIAGLPEISQGGPGKMPYAEKLAMSGVDVIFAIGLSGRNADKITSSTGIPVVLLSYGKLGVFRDRAFDSLRLIGRITGKEGRADAIEAYLKKLEEDLNSRTADLQERYSAYVGGIAFQGARDINSTEAGYPALDMINAVNVADRANRSGHLESGHLEVDREQIIVWNPDFLFIDLMSLGNIKKDYIRNRDFFRTLPAVQKGSIYTVMPYNYYNSNIGSVYADAYFMGKVLYPDRFEDIDPFVKGDEVYNFLYGKDVFDDIRRALPVFKRMEFKDEGIGFGG; from the coding sequence ATGAGGATTCTGATACTTTTTCTGACATTGATGTTCAGTGTAAACGCCGCTTATGCCCAGACTATTAAGGATATGAGCGGAAGACAGGTTGAGATTAAGGATGATGTGAAAAACATCACAGCCATAGGGCCGGGTGCACTGCGTATGCTTGCCATGATGGGTCTTATGGACATGGTTAAGGCAACTGAGAATTACGAGCACGACAGGCTCAATATACCGATGCGGCCATACGCCGTTGCATATGCAGACTATATAGCCGGACTCCCAGAGATTTCCCAAGGGGGTCCCGGCAAGATGCCATATGCAGAAAAGCTCGCCATGAGCGGTGTGGATGTTATCTTCGCCATCGGACTAAGCGGCAGAAACGCTGACAAGATAACGTCCTCCACAGGCATACCGGTTGTTCTGCTCTCCTACGGCAAGCTGGGGGTATTTCGTGACAGAGCCTTCGATTCACTGAGGCTCATTGGCAGAATCACAGGTAAAGAGGGGAGGGCGGATGCCATCGAGGCCTATCTCAAAAAGCTTGAGGAGGACCTCAACAGCCGCACAGCCGATTTGCAGGAGCGATATTCCGCCTATGTCGGGGGTATAGCCTTCCAGGGTGCTAGGGATATAAACAGTACCGAGGCGGGCTACCCTGCGCTCGATATGATAAATGCAGTGAATGTGGCTGATAGAGCTAACAGGAGCGGGCACCTTGAAAGCGGGCACCTTGAAGTGGACAGGGAGCAGATTATCGTCTGGAATCCCGACTTCCTCTTCATAGACCTCATGAGCCTCGGCAACATAAAAAAGGACTATATAAGGAACAGGGACTTCTTCCGTACGCTTCCCGCTGTACAGAAGGGTAGCATCTACACGGTTATGCCCTACAACTATTACAATTCAAACATCGGAAGTGTTTATGCCGATGCATATTTCATGGGTAAAGTGCTCTATCCTGACCGCTTCGAAGATATCGACCCCTTCGTCAAAGGGGACGAGGTGTACAACTTTCTCTATGGCAAAGATGTTTTTGATGATATAAGGCGTGCCCTGCCCGTTTTCAAGCGTATGGAGTTTAAGGATGAAGGAATCGGTTTTGGAGGGTAA
- a CDS encoding YdcF family protein: protein MRIALNIVMVLIALGAFLYMNADRMLTAYGSMFIVDNPKKSERMLILGGSVFNRTKKAMELYRRGYGERVLLTRVNDIMYPEWVKERHPDMVMDENTLVAELLRREGVPFRFLDTTIQATSTFDEAWELVRDAEKHDYKSVIIVTSDYHTMRARYAFRKVLDKADTDLSISMAAAPNDIFDETNWWKTEAGLKRIVVESFAYIFYLFHSSTVDIVKPH from the coding sequence ATGCGTATAGCTTTGAATATCGTAATGGTTTTGATCGCCCTTGGTGCTTTTTTATACATGAATGCGGACAGAATGCTCACCGCTTACGGCTCCATGTTTATCGTGGATAATCCGAAAAAGAGTGAAAGGATGCTCATTCTGGGGGGAAGTGTCTTTAACCGGACAAAGAAAGCTATGGAACTCTATCGCCGGGGCTACGGGGAGAGGGTTCTGCTAACAAGGGTTAACGATATTATGTATCCTGAGTGGGTTAAGGAGCGCCATCCTGATATGGTCATGGATGAAAATACCCTCGTCGCCGAGCTTCTCAGGAGAGAGGGTGTTCCCTTTCGTTTCCTCGATACAACGATACAGGCCACAAGCACCTTTGACGAGGCTTGGGAACTTGTTCGTGATGCAGAAAAGCATGACTACAAGAGTGTTATTATAGTTACAAGCGATTATCATACCATGAGAGCCCGGTACGCATTCAGAAAAGTGCTGGATAAAGCGGATACAGATCTTTCAATATCCATGGCCGCTGCGCCTAATGACATCTTTGATGAGACGAACTGGTGGAAAACCGAGGCAGGACTTAAACGTATAGTAGTAGAGAGTTTTGCCTATATCTTCTATCTCTTTCATTCATCCACAGTTGACATTGTGAAGCCTCACTGA
- a CDS encoding YjfB family protein yields MDLSSLAGTFTGMKQAEYAQQASVEVAKKSLDLAEKQGEAVLKLMESAEMPKNTGGRTGNILDVKG; encoded by the coding sequence ATGGATCTGAGCAGTTTAGCCGGAACTTTTACCGGCATGAAACAGGCAGAATATGCTCAGCAGGCCTCTGTTGAGGTGGCTAAGAAGTCACTTGACCTTGCGGAAAAGCAGGGAGAGGCAGTTTTGAAGCTTATGGAATCAGCGGAGATGCCTAAGAATACCGGAGGCAGAACGGGGAATATCCTCGATGTCAAAGGCTGA
- a CDS encoding FecCD family ABC transporter permease, with protein sequence MKESVLEGNPSITLSEGYKKQIAARTLFGVVLAALFVLFFMLSLSVGAYSIPLPEVVSALFGRIENEGMAGIIYNIRLPRAFGAAVSGASLGLAGLAMQHLLRNPLASPFTTGISQGSMFGAAFAFIILGAGSAAGGSAYVVTLCAFGGAMVATLLILVLSGYFNMRPESIVLTGIALSAFFGAGTMLLQYFANDTEVAATVHWSFGDLGKLRTGEAFLLLGVLVPALVYYFLSSWNYNAYNWGDDVARSLGVNTFTMKCIGLAAASLLVAATTAFVGIIGFVGLVAPHIVKVFIKGDNRFLVPYSAMFGAVLLLFADVLARKVMTPAILPVGIVTSFAGAPLFIYLLMKKGR encoded by the coding sequence ATGAAGGAATCGGTTTTGGAGGGTAACCCCTCTATAACCCTTAGCGAAGGCTACAAAAAACAGATCGCCGCCAGAACGCTCTTCGGTGTTGTCCTTGCCGCTCTGTTTGTTCTCTTCTTCATGCTTTCCCTCTCCGTGGGGGCGTATTCCATTCCCCTTCCGGAGGTTGTCTCAGCCCTTTTCGGACGCATTGAAAACGAGGGAATGGCGGGGATTATATACAATATACGCCTGCCAAGAGCCTTCGGTGCGGCGGTGTCTGGTGCATCCCTTGGACTTGCCGGTCTTGCTATGCAGCACCTTCTGCGCAACCCTCTTGCATCACCCTTCACCACAGGGATATCACAGGGCTCCATGTTCGGGGCGGCCTTTGCTTTTATTATACTCGGAGCGGGGAGCGCCGCAGGTGGTTCCGCCTATGTTGTCACACTCTGTGCCTTCGGCGGTGCCATGGTAGCGACACTTCTCATACTCGTTCTCTCTGGCTATTTCAATATGCGTCCGGAATCGATAGTTTTAACGGGTATTGCGCTCAGTGCATTCTTCGGTGCGGGGACCATGCTTCTGCAGTATTTCGCAAACGATACGGAGGTCGCCGCCACTGTACACTGGAGCTTCGGTGATCTCGGTAAACTCCGAACAGGCGAAGCCTTCCTCCTCCTCGGTGTACTGGTGCCTGCCCTTGTTTACTACTTCCTCTCCAGCTGGAATTACAACGCCTACAACTGGGGGGATGACGTTGCAAGGAGCCTCGGGGTAAACACGTTCACAATGAAGTGCATAGGTCTTGCCGCCGCCTCGCTCCTCGTGGCCGCCACGACTGCCTTTGTGGGGATTATCGGCTTCGTCGGGCTTGTGGCGCCTCATATAGTTAAGGTTTTTATCAAAGGTGACAATCGTTTCCTTGTCCCGTACTCCGCCATGTTCGGTGCGGTTCTGCTCCTCTTTGCAGATGTGCTTGCAAGAAAGGTTATGACACCCGCCATACTTCCTGTTGGTATCGTAACCTCCTTTGCCGGTGCGCCGCTTTTTATCTATCTCCTTATGAAGAAGGGGAGATAA
- a CDS encoding multiheme c-type cytochrome, with amino-acid sequence MKKYSWSFPLLGLLAVLVVYACTGVNASPKQSAEMDLDAETKACIDCHENERVAPKVHDQWASSAHAKNGIGCMSCHMAAEDDFDAYQHEGGPLVASHPTPKDCATCHEKEVEEHTKSKHAYPFWLYAAADRAVFEPIVGTKQGCESCHNISAMWPDGSVGECDVCHSKHSFDLELARHPNTCGECHLGPDHPQREIYYESKHGNIFAAKGDNWDLDYHSSEMDEIPHEAPVCTTCHMDASPGLKSTHNVSERLAWESQAPWSYRTIWFEEELGTWEEKEERMKTVCYNCHAPSFVKDHYLMYDLVNLQYNEIRRQFVKWIKLYTKLGLIEVLKDQTIQGTEKTFSGTVINGSWYTTASELMYNSWHHEGRRFRMGSAMGAADYVQWHGIWELQHNLQEMIAWGAEHGVEEAEKIYKSDSPTKFFTYKLYDVPGGLYSVVTAEQFSVPALYQIIPNYWEKVKANVDQAYNKGLLSEETYMRWLERYENRDEYLGKNYDAHPIFEKYKKRQKMELDLSDPSTPLSQAVGVGLPSPTPASEKIK; translated from the coding sequence ATGAAGAAGTACTCTTGGTCATTTCCACTCCTCGGTTTGCTTGCTGTACTCGTAGTTTATGCCTGTACAGGCGTAAACGCCAGCCCCAAGCAGTCCGCAGAGATGGATCTTGATGCAGAAACAAAGGCTTGTATCGATTGTCACGAAAATGAGCGTGTAGCTCCCAAGGTTCACGACCAGTGGGCGAGCAGTGCACACGCTAAGAACGGAATCGGCTGTATGTCATGTCACATGGCAGCGGAGGACGACTTCGATGCATACCAGCACGAAGGCGGCCCCCTTGTAGCCAGCCATCCTACACCTAAGGACTGTGCAACTTGCCACGAAAAAGAGGTTGAAGAGCACACCAAGTCCAAGCACGCTTATCCCTTCTGGCTTTATGCCGCAGCGGATAGAGCTGTTTTCGAGCCCATCGTTGGTACGAAGCAGGGTTGTGAAAGCTGTCACAACATCTCCGCCATGTGGCCCGACGGCTCCGTGGGCGAGTGTGACGTATGTCACTCCAAGCACAGCTTCGATCTTGAGCTTGCACGCCACCCCAACACCTGTGGTGAGTGCCACCTCGGACCCGACCATCCCCAGCGTGAGATCTACTATGAGTCCAAGCATGGTAACATCTTCGCAGCCAAAGGGGACAACTGGGATCTCGACTATCACTCAAGCGAAATGGACGAAATCCCCCATGAAGCACCCGTTTGTACAACATGTCACATGGATGCTTCACCCGGACTTAAGTCCACCCACAATGTAAGTGAAAGACTTGCATGGGAATCCCAGGCACCCTGGTCCTATAGAACCATCTGGTTCGAAGAGGAGCTCGGTACATGGGAAGAGAAGGAAGAAAGGATGAAGACGGTCTGCTATAACTGTCACGCACCCTCCTTCGTAAAGGATCACTACCTGATGTACGACCTCGTAAACCTTCAGTACAACGAAATCCGCAGACAGTTCGTTAAGTGGATTAAGCTTTACACCAAGCTTGGTCTCATCGAAGTTCTCAAGGACCAGACTATCCAGGGAACCGAGAAGACCTTCTCCGGTACTGTTATCAACGGCAGCTGGTACACCACAGCATCCGAGCTTATGTACAACAGCTGGCACCATGAAGGACGCCGTTTCAGAATGGGTTCCGCCATGGGCGCAGCAGACTACGTACAGTGGCACGGTATCTGGGAACTCCAGCATAACCTTCAGGAAATGATCGCATGGGGTGCAGAGCACGGTGTTGAAGAAGCGGAGAAGATCTACAAGTCCGATTCACCCACCAAGTTCTTCACCTACAAGCTCTATGACGTACCCGGCGGACTCTATTCAGTGGTTACCGCAGAGCAGTTCAGCGTACCCGCCCTCTACCAGATTATCCCTAACTACTGGGAGAAGGTTAAGGCGAACGTTGACCAGGCCTATAATAAGGGTCTGCTCTCCGAGGAAACCTATATGCGCTGGCTCGAAAGATACGAAAACAGGGACGAGTATCTCGGCAAGAACTACGATGCTCACCCCATCTTCGAGAAGTACAAGAAGCGCCAGAAGATGGAGCTTGACCTTAGCGACCCCAGCACACCTCTCTCTCAGGCGGTTGGTGTAGGACTACCCTCACCCACACCCGCTTCAGAGAAGATAAAGTAA
- a CDS encoding response regulator transcription factor: protein MTKTILVVDDDPEILDILKLLLTLEKYKVLTASCGAEGLELARNNSVDLIVLDLNLPDIDGQQICRIIREELEIPIMILSARDNVSDKVVCLEYGADDYMTKPFENIEVTARIKAILRRTEKEEEQCQDGVVEFFHISIDKCERNVYINGEKTSITPKEFDLLLYFSEKKGQVLSRDDIVKDIWGKNTVYSWSRSLDVHVKNLRQKVEINPKNPDIIKTVSGVGYKIKK from the coding sequence ATGACAAAAACAATACTTGTTGTGGACGACGATCCGGAGATTCTGGATATACTTAAACTTTTATTGACCCTTGAGAAGTACAAAGTTCTCACAGCCTCCTGCGGTGCGGAAGGGCTTGAGCTTGCCAGGAACAACAGTGTTGATCTCATTGTTCTTGACCTCAACCTCCCCGATATAGACGGCCAGCAGATATGCCGTATCATAAGAGAGGAGCTTGAAATACCGATAATGATCCTCTCCGCCAGGGACAATGTCTCCGATAAGGTTGTCTGCCTTGAATACGGCGCGGATGACTACATGACCAAACCCTTCGAAAATATCGAGGTTACAGCCAGAATCAAGGCTATCCTCAGGCGCACAGAGAAGGAGGAGGAGCAGTGTCAGGACGGCGTTGTGGAATTCTTCCATATATCCATCGATAAATGTGAAAGAAACGTTTACATCAATGGAGAGAAAACCAGCATAACCCCGAAGGAGTTTGATCTTCTCCTCTATTTCAGCGAAAAGAAGGGGCAGGTACTTTCAAGGGACGATATTGTAAAGGATATATGGGGGAAGAATACGGTTTACTCATGGTCGAGAAGCCTCGATGTTCATGTTAAGAACCTCAGGCAGAAGGTGGAGATAAACCCCAAGAATCCAGATATTATCAAGACGGTTTCCGGAGTGGGCTACAAGATTAAAAAATGA
- a CDS encoding thioredoxin family protein, with protein sequence MKKMLVPVAIFAAAAIVITFSMMPAAGGGMKPEELLAMAGASEKPLVIQLSSDGCVTCRRMQPTFEKLTGEYASDYRFEVIDVDANPKIAGAFQITAVPVQVILSNEGDVLLKHHGYFGYKEFSESLEKIKKG encoded by the coding sequence ATGAAGAAGATGCTGGTTCCGGTGGCGATATTTGCCGCCGCTGCTATTGTTATAACTTTCTCAATGATGCCCGCAGCCGGAGGTGGTATGAAGCCGGAGGAGCTTTTGGCGATGGCGGGTGCTTCGGAAAAGCCCCTTGTTATTCAGCTCAGTTCCGATGGATGTGTTACCTGCCGCAGGATGCAGCCAACCTTCGAAAAGCTCACCGGTGAGTACGCCTCCGATTACCGTTTCGAGGTGATTGATGTGGATGCTAATCCAAAGATAGCAGGAGCTTTTCAGATAACGGCTGTGCCGGTTCAGGTTATCCTCTCAAACGAGGGGGATGTTCTTCTAAAACACCACGGTTATTTCGGTTACAAAGAGTTCAGCGAGTCGCTGGAAAAGATCAAGAAGGGATAA
- a CDS encoding sensor histidine kinase, giving the protein MKLTFKLVFSITAVTAAVTILSLALIRNSNRNLLMEQAHIQAQTLFEMVVITRQWVAENRDDVRPVPAVVTKVLSEYADVMSDFRFGITSTELINPDNAPDEFEIRALSELKSGLREYEEIVEEDGKSYYRYMAPLYVNKACMECHVYQGYQVGDLRGGISITVPLEDIKKTINKSNTYFYIVGFLTFLGVLATVIILLRKLVLENIKKLTDAATGYKSGDFNINADVKSRDEIRELADAFNLMRESILMNEENLKRRLKDVTGKYVLLVEQLKENNEVLRTMNSFKTEIIDSVSHEIRTPLTKIMSYSEILEQPELEDNEELKKKSVETIRRNARLLNMLVNEVITLSRLEHKQHEYHFIPVNITRMAGNVLEIFEQEIREKELDVKLNMPEDMYISVDGDMFRHVVMNLISNAVKFNKQNGEIILTLNSTTEHICFVCRDSGAGIPADEIDMVTQRFYRAMNSKRDFPGSGLGLSIVARIIEGHGGRIEIDSELGKFTEFRIFIPKSL; this is encoded by the coding sequence ATGAAGCTTACCTTTAAGCTCGTTTTCAGCATTACTGCGGTTACGGCGGCAGTTACCATCCTGTCGCTGGCATTAATAAGGAACAGCAACCGCAATCTGCTGATGGAGCAGGCACACATACAGGCTCAGACCCTATTTGAGATGGTCGTTATCACACGCCAATGGGTGGCGGAAAACCGTGATGATGTTCGTCCTGTCCCCGCCGTGGTCACCAAGGTCCTTTCTGAATACGCCGATGTTATGTCCGACTTCCGCTTCGGAATAACCAGTACAGAGCTTATAAACCCCGACAATGCCCCCGATGAGTTCGAGATACGTGCACTCTCTGAGCTTAAGAGCGGTCTTAGAGAGTATGAGGAGATCGTGGAGGAGGATGGGAAGTCATACTATCGCTATATGGCCCCCCTTTACGTTAATAAGGCGTGCATGGAATGCCATGTTTATCAAGGGTATCAGGTGGGTGATCTCCGTGGGGGGATATCGATAACAGTTCCCCTTGAAGATATCAAGAAGACTATCAACAAGAGCAATACATATTTTTACATTGTCGGCTTCCTTACATTCCTTGGCGTTTTGGCCACCGTTATTATTCTCCTCAGAAAGCTTGTCCTTGAGAATATAAAGAAGCTTACCGATGCCGCCACAGGGTATAAGTCTGGCGATTTCAACATCAACGCAGATGTAAAGTCTCGGGATGAGATCCGTGAGCTTGCCGATGCCTTCAACCTCATGCGTGAGAGTATATTGATGAATGAAGAGAACCTTAAGCGAAGGCTTAAGGACGTTACGGGCAAATATGTCCTTCTGGTTGAGCAGCTTAAGGAGAATAACGAAGTTCTCAGAACAATGAACAGCTTTAAGACGGAGATCATCGATTCCGTCTCCCATGAAATAAGAACCCCCCTCACCAAGATAATGAGCTACAGCGAGATCCTAGAGCAGCCTGAACTGGAGGATAATGAGGAGCTTAAGAAGAAATCTGTGGAGACGATACGCCGCAATGCAAGGCTTCTGAATATGCTCGTTAACGAGGTTATAACACTCAGCAGACTCGAGCATAAACAGCACGAGTATCACTTCATACCGGTTAATATCACCAGGATGGCTGGGAATGTTCTGGAGATCTTTGAGCAGGAGATACGGGAGAAGGAGCTGGATGTTAAGCTGAATATGCCCGAAGATATGTATATCTCCGTGGACGGAGACATGTTCCGCCATGTGGTGATGAACCTTATTTCCAACGCAGTAAAGTTTAATAAGCAGAATGGTGAGATTATCCTCACCCTTAACAGCACGACAGAACATATCTGCTTTGTATGCCGTGACAGCGGTGCAGGAATACCCGCAGATGAGATAGATATGGTTACACAGCGGTTCTACAGGGCAATGAATTCCAAGCGTGATTTCCCCGGGAGTGGTCTGGGTCTTTCCATAGTGGCAAGGATTATCGAGGGGCATGGGGGGAGAATCGAGATCGATTCAGAGCTGGGCAAATTCACAGAGTTCAGGATTTTCATTCCCAAAAGCCTTTAA
- a CDS encoding ABC transporter ATP-binding protein: protein MLRADSIEFSYSSEKKVLKGVGFEAERGEIVAVLGPNGSGKTTLLKNINRVLKPSAGIVSLGGRDVSSIPGREAAKVFGYMPQSSYENPVSVYEAVLVGRKPWMSGGSMTKHDHEVAEKVLDRLGLAPLAFRYTDELSGGELQKVALARALAQEPEVLLLDEPINHLDISNQVLVMNAVLNLTRETGIIAVTVLHDINFALRAASKLVILKDGEVAASGAPDILTKELVREVYGVEVCFAETCGHRVMVNIL from the coding sequence ATGCTTCGCGCGGATTCTATAGAGTTCTCATACAGTAGTGAAAAAAAGGTTCTTAAGGGTGTCGGCTTTGAGGCGGAGCGTGGTGAGATCGTTGCAGTCCTCGGTCCGAACGGCTCGGGGAAGACTACGCTTCTTAAGAATATTAACCGTGTGCTCAAGCCCAGTGCTGGCATTGTAAGCCTTGGCGGACGTGATGTTTCGTCTATACCCGGCAGGGAGGCGGCGAAGGTTTTCGGATACATGCCCCAGAGCAGCTATGAGAACCCTGTAAGCGTCTATGAAGCCGTTCTAGTGGGTAGAAAGCCTTGGATGAGCGGGGGAAGCATGACAAAACACGACCATGAGGTGGCTGAGAAGGTTTTGGATAGGTTGGGGCTTGCGCCCCTTGCATTCCGGTATACCGATGAGCTGAGCGGCGGGGAGCTCCAAAAGGTTGCCCTCGCCAGAGCACTGGCGCAGGAGCCGGAGGTTCTGCTCCTCGATGAGCCTATAAATCATCTGGATATAAGTAATCAGGTGCTTGTTATGAATGCTGTTCTCAACCTGACACGTGAGACCGGCATCATTGCTGTCACCGTGCTCCACGATATAAACTTTGCCCTCAGAGCTGCATCTAAGCTCGTGATCCTGAAAGATGGAGAGGTTGCCGCCTCCGGAGCACCTGATATCCTCACAAAGGAACTCGTGAGAGAGGTTTACGGTGTGGAGGTATGTTTTGCCGAAACATGCGGGCACAGGGTTATGGTGAATATTCTCTGA